The following coding sequences are from one Novosphingobium sp. Gsoil 351 window:
- a CDS encoding 1-acyl-sn-glycerol-3-phosphate acyltransferase — protein MALTLAAPAPITGLGKVRMAVRLSAMAGLLLICVPGYYAFRVLRLPNPWPRWFLGAIATIAGVKVRIAGERVRRGAFFLSNHVSWLDVPALAGASGAAFVAHDGLAAFPVLKWLCEMNDTVFVARHDRASVARQIALVRAAIAQTAALAVFPEGTTSDGTGLLPFKSSLLSALDPVPAGIAVQPVVLDYGADAPEIAWVGEEHGLDNFKRILARGRPIHLTVRFLPPLEGEALRDRKTMAAAARGVMLAELQRSHAV, from the coding sequence ATGGCTTTGACGCTTGCCGCTCCCGCACCGATCACCGGGTTGGGTAAAGTGCGGATGGCGGTGCGGCTGTCGGCGATGGCCGGGCTGCTGCTGATATGCGTGCCGGGATACTACGCGTTCCGGGTGCTCCGGTTGCCTAATCCCTGGCCCAGGTGGTTTCTTGGTGCGATCGCCACGATTGCCGGGGTCAAAGTGCGGATCGCCGGCGAGCGGGTGCGGCGCGGGGCGTTCTTCCTGTCCAACCATGTTAGCTGGCTAGACGTGCCCGCGCTGGCCGGGGCGAGCGGAGCAGCGTTCGTCGCGCACGACGGACTGGCGGCGTTCCCCGTGCTCAAGTGGTTGTGCGAGATGAACGACACGGTGTTCGTCGCGCGACATGATCGGGCCTCGGTTGCCCGACAGATCGCGCTGGTCCGCGCCGCAATCGCGCAGACCGCCGCGCTCGCGGTGTTTCCCGAGGGCACCACCAGCGACGGGACCGGGCTGCTGCCGTTCAAATCGTCGCTGCTCTCGGCGCTCGATCCGGTGCCGGCGGGAATCGCGGTTCAGCCGGTGGTGCTCGACTATGGCGCCGACGCGCCAGAGATCGCCTGGGTCGGCGAGGAGCACGGCCTCGACAACTTCAAGCGCATCCTTGCGCGCGGGCGGCCAATCCACCTCACCGTGCGCTTCCTGCCGCCGCTGGAAGGCGAGGCGCTGCGCGATCGCAAGACGATGGCCGCGGCGGCGCGAGGCGTAATGCTGGCGGAGTTGCAGCGCAGCCACGCCGTTTGA
- a CDS encoding Fur family transcriptional regulator: MHQRIDLEALCAERGLRITEQRRVIARVLSESEDHPDVEKLHERAMIEDPRISIATVYRTVRLFEEAGILDRHDFGDGRARYEAAPEAHHDHLIDVETGNVIEFVDPELEALQRQIAERLGFRLVDHRMELYGVRLDRDH, from the coding sequence GTGCATCAACGGATCGATCTTGAAGCTCTGTGCGCCGAACGAGGGCTGCGCATCACCGAGCAGCGCCGGGTGATCGCGCGGGTGCTGTCGGAAAGCGAAGACCACCCCGACGTCGAGAAGCTGCACGAACGCGCAATGATCGAGGATCCGCGGATTTCGATCGCCACGGTCTATCGCACCGTCCGCCTGTTCGAGGAGGCGGGTATCCTCGATCGTCACGACTTCGGCGACGGTCGCGCTCGCTACGAGGCCGCGCCCGAGGCGCATCACGATCACCTGATCGACGTCGAGACCGGCAACGTGATCGAATTCGTCGATCCCGAGCTCGAAGCGCTGCAGCGCCAGATTGCCGAGCGGCTCGGCTTCCGCCTGGTGGATCACCGGATGGAGCTTTACGGTGTGCGGCTCGACCGCGATCACTGA
- a CDS encoding MucR family transcriptional regulator: MAETNNEMHETLITLTSDIVAAHVGSNNVGVGELPQLITNVYAALSGLGASAPVAEAPPEPAVSVRSSIKNDYIVCLEDGKKLKMLKRHLMTHYSMTPDQYRTRWGLSADYPMVAPAYAEKRRELAKKIGLGRKPGTKMTPKAAAPAKVPGKRGRPRKDASAA, translated from the coding sequence ATGGCCGAAACAAACAACGAAATGCACGAGACGCTGATTACGCTTACCTCGGACATCGTCGCCGCTCATGTCGGTTCCAACAACGTCGGCGTGGGAGAATTGCCGCAGTTGATTACCAACGTCTATGCTGCCCTTTCCGGACTGGGTGCGTCCGCGCCCGTTGCCGAAGCACCGCCCGAACCCGCCGTTTCGGTGCGCTCTTCGATCAAGAACGATTACATCGTCTGTCTTGAGGACGGCAAGAAGCTGAAGATGCTCAAGCGGCATCTGATGACGCACTATAGCATGACGCCCGATCAGTATCGCACCCGCTGGGGTCTTTCCGCCGACTATCCGATGGTCGCTCCCGCCTATGCGGAAAAGCGCCGCGAACTGGCCAAGAAGATCGGGCTTGGGCGCAAGCCGGGTACGAAGATGACTCCGAAGGCGGCGGCGCCCGCCAAAGTTCCGGGCAAGCGCGGCCGCCCGCGCAAGGATGCCTCGGCCGCCTGA
- a CDS encoding GNAT family N-acetyltransferase, which translates to MAALPLFPDDPVDAIMGVMSRAFDPQFGEAWNRRQVADALILGTCRYALIGADGAIVEDGEAPVAPAFGFFLARHVLDDEELLLFAVERDHRRRGLGGKLLDHFCRSSADNGVSRIFLEMRAGNPAARLYESRGFQLVGKRPAYYRGADGTNRDALTYQRLLRAS; encoded by the coding sequence ATGGCCGCGCTGCCGCTCTTCCCCGACGATCCCGTCGACGCGATCATGGGGGTGATGAGCCGCGCTTTCGATCCCCAATTCGGCGAAGCATGGAACCGCCGCCAGGTCGCGGACGCGCTGATCCTGGGGACATGCCGCTACGCCTTGATCGGAGCCGATGGCGCGATCGTCGAAGATGGCGAAGCTCCGGTTGCCCCCGCGTTCGGATTCTTCCTCGCCCGTCATGTCCTCGATGACGAGGAGCTGTTGCTGTTCGCCGTCGAACGGGACCACCGCCGCCGCGGCCTCGGGGGAAAGCTGCTCGATCATTTCTGCCGCTCGTCCGCGGACAACGGCGTGAGCCGCATTTTTCTAGAGATGCGGGCTGGCAACCCGGCCGCGCGACTTTATGAAAGCCGGGGTTTTCAATTGGTTGGCAAACGACCGGCTTATTATCGCGGAGCCGACGGCACCAACCGCGATGCTTTGACTTACCAGCGGTTACTGCGCGCAAGTTGA
- the tsaB gene encoding tRNA (adenosine(37)-N6)-threonylcarbamoyltransferase complex dimerization subunit type 1 TsaB, which produces MTRTLAIDCATEACSVALFDEGNLIAGNWRAIGRGHAEQLVPMIASLPERGRASRIAVDIGPGSFTGIRVGLAAAKALALAWNAEVVGYGALALVAAMARARAGVGSIEVAMTGGHGEWFVQRFAADGAALTYPASLSPEQAAAQSAAAIVCGSQAEALQGLRGANGEALALLPDARQFALLDTSALIADPHPAYGRGPDARLPASPMLSGVAA; this is translated from the coding sequence GTGACCCGTACGCTCGCCATCGATTGCGCGACCGAGGCGTGTTCGGTCGCGCTGTTCGATGAGGGCAACCTGATCGCGGGCAATTGGCGGGCGATCGGGCGCGGCCACGCAGAGCAACTGGTGCCGATGATCGCGAGCCTACCCGAGCGCGGGCGGGCGAGCCGGATCGCGGTGGACATCGGGCCCGGCAGCTTTACCGGCATTCGAGTAGGACTAGCCGCAGCCAAGGCGCTGGCCTTGGCGTGGAACGCCGAGGTCGTCGGCTATGGCGCGCTGGCGCTCGTCGCGGCGATGGCCAGGGCCAGGGCCGGGGTGGGCTCGATCGAAGTCGCGATGACGGGCGGCCACGGCGAATGGTTCGTCCAGCGGTTCGCCGCCGATGGGGCGGCGCTGACGTATCCAGCGTCGCTCAGCCCCGAACAAGCCGCGGCGCAGAGTGCCGCCGCGATCGTCTGCGGAAGCCAGGCCGAGGCGCTGCAGGGCTTGCGCGGCGCAAACGGCGAGGCGCTGGCGCTGCTGCCCGACGCGCGCCAATTCGCGCTGCTCGATACTTCCGCACTGATCGCCGATCCCCATCCCGCCTATGGCCGCGGCCCCGACGCGCGGCTGCCCGCAAGCCCGATGCTGTCTGGCGTGGCGGCCTGA
- a CDS encoding malonic semialdehyde reductase produces the protein MPEPLSDAALDQLFRTARTSNGYLDKPVSTAQLHEIWELMKLGPTSANMLPARLVWCVSDEAKAKLAACALPKNGEKIRAAPVSVVLGMDLDFHEKLPELFPHDQTAQHWFPDPAQREIHALRNSSLQGAYFIVAARALGLDTGPMSGFSNEAVDRAFFADQPRVRSNFISTLGYGDPATIFARSPRPEFDRFNAVV, from the coding sequence ATGCCCGAACCGTTGTCCGATGCCGCGCTCGACCAGCTCTTCCGCACCGCGCGGACTTCCAACGGTTATCTCGACAAGCCGGTATCGACCGCCCAACTCCATGAAATCTGGGAGCTGATGAAGCTGGGCCCGACCAGCGCCAACATGCTCCCTGCGCGGCTGGTGTGGTGCGTTTCGGATGAGGCCAAGGCGAAGCTGGCGGCCTGCGCACTGCCCAAAAACGGGGAGAAGATCCGCGCCGCGCCGGTCAGCGTGGTGCTGGGCATGGACCTCGATTTCCACGAGAAGCTGCCCGAACTGTTCCCCCACGATCAGACCGCGCAGCACTGGTTTCCAGATCCCGCCCAGCGTGAAATCCACGCGCTGCGCAATTCGTCGCTGCAGGGCGCGTACTTCATTGTCGCGGCGCGCGCGCTGGGGCTGGACACGGGGCCGATGTCGGGCTTTTCCAACGAGGCGGTCGACAGGGCGTTCTTCGCCGACCAGCCCCGGGTCCGCTCGAACTTTATCTCGACGCTGGGCTACGGCGATCCGGCGACGATCTTCGCGCGCAGCCCGCGGCCGGAGTTCGATCGCTTCAACGCGGTCGTGTGA
- a CDS encoding FKBP-type peptidyl-prolyl cis-trans isomerase, translated as MGAGAFTAALHTLAQTDPSGYRAWMQSKLRTRTVLLGALALVLVAAAAPKLVKTLIPLPLKQIIPAGQRQCNARTASGLGTLQLRPGAAVRPAAGDGVRVNYIGYLAATGEVFDQGMGVEFPVQGVIPGFSEGLQTMGKGGVSRLCIPAALGYGAKPTGPIPANADLVFQVELVDILAP; from the coding sequence GTGGGGGCGGGGGCATTCACTGCCGCACTTCACACGCTGGCGCAGACCGATCCCTCCGGCTATCGCGCCTGGATGCAAAGCAAGCTCCGCACCCGCACCGTCCTGCTCGGCGCCCTCGCCTTGGTTCTCGTCGCCGCCGCCGCTCCCAAGCTCGTCAAGACGCTGATCCCGCTGCCGCTCAAGCAGATCATTCCCGCGGGGCAGCGGCAGTGTAATGCCAGGACCGCCTCGGGCCTCGGCACTCTGCAGCTGCGTCCCGGCGCCGCGGTGCGTCCGGCCGCCGGCGATGGGGTGCGGGTCAACTACATCGGCTATCTCGCCGCCACCGGCGAGGTGTTCGATCAGGGGATGGGGGTCGAGTTTCCGGTCCAGGGCGTGATCCCCGGGTTCTCCGAAGGCCTTCAGACGATGGGCAAGGGCGGCGTGTCGCGGCTCTGCATCCCCGCCGCGCTGGGCTATGGCGCCAAGCCGACCGGCCCGATCCCGGCCAACGCCGATCTGGTTTTCCAGGTCGAGCTGGTGGACATTTTGGCTCCGTGA
- a CDS encoding pitrilysin family protein encodes MRSTTRAARRFAFLLPLLLLGTAPGPVLAASGNNVAWIYKGSDVPQDPAWTFGTLSNGVRYAVRHNGVPPDQVSIRIRIDAGSLYETEQERGFAHLIEHLTFRESKYLKEGEAIPIWQRLGATFGSDTNAETTPTQTVYKLDLPGATPEHLDESFKLLSGMIAAPIFTDHGVATELPIVLAEMRERGGAAQRVSEATRSLYFTGQPLADRSPIGREDTLRAATAASVKAFHDRWYRPENTVIVVAGDADPAQLEALVKKWFSDWKVKGRPPKAPSFGVPVPPKGTDPKNPVGEAKVLVEPDLPRAVNYAILRPWKQVNDTIVYNRGLMIDQLAQALINRRLETRARAGGSFLTAQVNQEDVSRSTDATFVAVTPLGDDWQAALKDVRAVIADALASPPSQAEIDREIAEFDVAFQVPVETVDTLAGSKVADDLVRAVDIRETVASPATVLQVFKDMRADFTPQAVLAHTRALFSGTVTRPILITPGAGDGTEASLRQALIDSVAPDGSSRVSAEPLGFAGLPAIGTPGAVIDQQATGLLQIERLTLSNGVKVLMWNNDAEPGRVMVKARFGRGYSAIDPKDAAYVALGNAALVGSGLGSLGQDELDRISTGRKMGFDFSIDDGNFEFSADTRPADLEDQLYLFAAKLAMPRWDANPVVRAKAAARLQYESYQSSPQSVLERDLDWLLKGRDPRFKTPSPAEIAATTPEGFRAVWEPLLASGPVEVDLFGDFDKAKAIAALEKTFGALKPRPAAPMPAYAPAFPAAVTQPIVLTHRGDPNTASAMVAWPTGAGRAGVRTSRQLEILSQLFNNRLFDRMREKLGASYAPNVNSNWPLDRQTGGYIAATAQLTPEAVPAFFSAADEIAADLVANPPTADELARITEPLKQLISRAATGNGFWLFQLEGAATEPTRLNDVRSILNDYSQTTPAAMQALARQYLARDRSWRLEVIPQTLAQAKGIAVTGVR; translated from the coding sequence ATGCGATCGACGACCCGCGCCGCCCGGCGCTTCGCCTTCCTCCTTCCCCTTTTGCTGCTGGGCACCGCGCCCGGCCCGGTGCTCGCCGCGAGCGGCAACAATGTCGCGTGGATCTACAAGGGCAGCGACGTGCCGCAGGATCCGGCGTGGACGTTCGGGACGCTGTCCAACGGGGTGCGCTATGCGGTGCGGCATAACGGTGTGCCGCCCGACCAGGTCTCGATCCGCATCCGCATCGACGCGGGCTCGCTCTATGAGACCGAGCAGGAGCGCGGCTTCGCCCACCTGATCGAGCATCTGACCTTTCGCGAGAGCAAGTACCTCAAGGAAGGCGAGGCGATCCCGATCTGGCAGCGGCTGGGGGCAACCTTCGGCAGCGACACCAACGCCGAGACGACCCCGACCCAGACCGTCTACAAGCTCGACCTGCCTGGAGCGACACCCGAGCATCTCGACGAATCGTTCAAGCTGCTGTCGGGGATGATCGCCGCGCCGATCTTCACCGACCATGGCGTCGCCACCGAACTGCCGATCGTGCTTGCCGAAATGCGCGAGCGCGGCGGCGCGGCGCAGCGCGTGTCCGAGGCCACGCGCAGCCTCTATTTCACCGGCCAGCCGCTCGCCGACCGCTCGCCGATCGGGCGTGAGGATACGCTGCGCGCGGCCACCGCGGCCTCGGTCAAGGCGTTCCACGATCGCTGGTACCGGCCCGAGAACACCGTCATCGTGGTCGCGGGCGACGCCGATCCAGCGCAGCTCGAAGCACTGGTCAAGAAGTGGTTTTCCGACTGGAAGGTCAAGGGCAGGCCGCCCAAGGCGCCCAGCTTCGGGGTGCCCGTGCCGCCCAAGGGGACCGATCCGAAGAACCCGGTGGGCGAAGCCAAGGTGCTGGTCGAGCCCGATCTGCCGCGCGCGGTCAACTACGCGATCCTGCGCCCGTGGAAGCAGGTGAACGACACCATCGTCTACAACCGCGGGCTGATGATCGACCAGCTCGCCCAGGCGCTGATCAACCGGCGGCTGGAAACCCGCGCCCGCGCCGGGGGCAGCTTTCTTACCGCACAGGTCAACCAGGAAGACGTCAGCCGCTCGACCGATGCAACCTTCGTGGCGGTGACTCCGCTGGGCGACGACTGGCAGGCCGCGCTCAAGGACGTGCGCGCGGTGATCGCCGACGCGCTCGCCTCGCCCCCCAGCCAGGCCGAGATCGACCGCGAGATCGCCGAGTTCGACGTCGCCTTCCAGGTGCCGGTCGAGACGGTCGATACCCTCGCCGGGTCCAAAGTCGCCGACGATCTCGTGCGTGCGGTCGACATTCGCGAAACCGTCGCCTCGCCGGCCACGGTGCTTCAGGTCTTCAAGGATATGCGCGCCGACTTCACTCCGCAGGCGGTGCTGGCGCACACCCGCGCGCTGTTTTCGGGCACCGTCACCCGCCCGATCCTGATCACCCCCGGCGCTGGCGACGGGACCGAAGCTAGCTTGCGCCAGGCGCTGATCGACAGCGTCGCGCCCGATGGCTCGAGCCGGGTCTCGGCCGAGCCGCTGGGCTTCGCCGGGCTGCCCGCGATCGGCACGCCGGGCGCTGTCATCGACCAGCAGGCCACCGGGCTGCTCCAGATCGAACGGCTGACCCTGTCGAACGGGGTCAAGGTGTTGATGTGGAACAACGATGCCGAACCAGGCCGGGTGATGGTCAAGGCGCGGTTCGGGCGCGGCTACAGCGCGATCGACCCTAAGGACGCCGCGTATGTCGCGCTGGGCAACGCCGCGTTGGTCGGCAGCGGGCTGGGCTCGCTCGGACAGGATGAGCTCGACCGGATCTCGACCGGGCGCAAGATGGGCTTCGACTTCAGCATCGACGACGGCAACTTCGAGTTTTCCGCCGATACCCGCCCCGCAGATCTGGAGGACCAGCTCTATCTGTTCGCGGCCAAGCTGGCGATGCCGCGGTGGGACGCCAACCCGGTGGTGCGGGCCAAGGCCGCCGCGCGGCTCCAGTACGAAAGCTATCAGTCGAGCCCGCAATCGGTGCTCGAGCGCGATCTCGACTGGCTGCTGAAGGGTCGCGACCCGCGGTTCAAGACGCCGAGCCCGGCGGAGATCGCCGCGACCACACCCGAAGGCTTCCGCGCGGTGTGGGAGCCGCTGCTGGCCAGCGGGCCGGTCGAGGTCGATCTGTTCGGCGATTTCGACAAGGCCAAGGCGATCGCAGCGCTGGAGAAGACCTTCGGCGCGCTCAAGCCGCGCCCCGCCGCGCCCATGCCCGCCTACGCGCCGGCGTTTCCCGCGGCGGTGACGCAGCCGATCGTGCTGACTCATCGCGGCGATCCCAACACCGCCTCGGCGATGGTCGCCTGGCCGACCGGGGCGGGCCGCGCCGGGGTGCGCACCTCGCGCCAGCTCGAGATCCTCAGCCAGCTGTTCAACAACCGGCTGTTCGACCGGATGCGCGAAAAGCTGGGGGCGAGCTATGCCCCCAACGTGAACTCCAATTGGCCGCTCGACCGCCAGACCGGCGGCTATATCGCCGCCACCGCGCAGCTCACGCCCGAAGCGGTCCCGGCGTTCTTCTCCGCCGCCGACGAGATCGCCGCCGACCTCGTCGCCAACCCGCCCACCGCCGATGAACTGGCGCGGATCACCGAGCCGCTCAAGCAGTTGATCAGCCGCGCCGCCACCGGCAACGGCTTCTGGCTGTTCCAGCTCGAAGGCGCCGCGACCGAGCCCACGCGGCTCAACGACGTCCGCTCGATTCTCAACGACTATAGCCAGACCACCCCCGCGGCGATGCAGGCGCTGGCCAGGCAGTACCTCGCGCGGGATCGGAGCTGGCGGCTGGAGGTGATCCCGCAGACCTTGGCACAGGCCAAGGGGATTGCCGTGACGGGGGTTCGTTAG